CTTAGTCTTCTCCACACACTGACCGTAGCCTTGTTCATCTGCTGCGTCATGTGTAACTAGCGGCTGCCGCTCACACAGACGTCAATCTCACTGTTTATTTGTGCCACAGTGCACACTGcaacaacattaacataaacGAACTCATTTTTTTGACTGACTCCTGACTGTAGCCTCCTGCAACAAGCCAAACTATAGTCAACCAAGAGCAGCCAAGTGACACACAAGTATGTAGGGCACCACACTTCGGTGTTGGGTTTGTCCACAATATCATCTTACTCAAAGTTAGGGCGAGTTGTAGCAGCTACACTTAAATGTTATATCAAGTGTTTTTCAAATCATCCATCAATCGtcaagtgtctgtgttttagtcGACTTCATCAAAACGCTCTCgttctctgtgttcagtgtcatTCGAGGATAAATTCAAAGCAAACCTGGAGCGCGGGAATGCCGAGCTGGAGAAAAGACGACAGGCACTgctggaggcagagaggagagagcaggagCGGCGCGCtcagaagcagagagaggagcaggagaggagggagagggaggctcGAGAGgccgaggagaggaggaggaaagaggaggagaggaggctggagcgacagagggagctggagagacagagggaagaggagcgacagagggagatagagagaaaagaggtgAGTGGAGATGGTAGAGCCGTGTGAATGAGCTGTGCATGTGCAGTCTGTTTGTAGTCACATGTAGCGCATGTATGTTCAGTGTGCTCCTCTGATGTGTTTATTGCAGGCTGCACAGCGAGAGCTCGAGCGTCAGAGGAAAGAggagtgggagaggaggaggagaggggagctcCAGATAAAGAAAGAACAGGAGCAGGATGATATCATTAAACTGAAGGCTAAGAAGAGGAGTCTAGAGATGGAGTTGGAGGCAGTGGTGAGTGTTGAAAAGACAGTTTTCATCTCAGTGCAACTTTGACACACTCTCTATCTGTCCCCGTGTCTGTAACTCATCACACACTCATTTGTTCGTATCGCTCCGCTTCAGGGCAACAAGCAGCGTCAGATCTCAGACCGACTCCGAGACATTCAGAACAAGAAGAAGCTTCAGAGGACAGAGCTGGATCTGAACAGTCAGAGGAAAGACACACGGCAGCAGGACATCAATAGCCTGCAGAAAGAGATCGAGgtctgtctttgttgtcttttctgACTTTAACTGAACATTTCCACTCTTGCAAGtcatttatttgctgttttttgtctgCTCATTGCTTTCTtgagaaatgttttcttctAGTGATGcatttcttgtttgtgtttcctcttgttcAGGAGTTCCAGAGGAAGTTGTCTCACCTGACCCCTGTGCAGAGAAGTCTAACTGAGAAACTCAATAACATGTCCCTGAATAATATGCCTGGTTAGTACGGGTCAATTAatggaacaacaaaaacattaaagacaaatAGTGCCTACTTGGTTTAATAAAATTAGGAAACTCTAGAATAGGCTTTTAGTTGGAATGATTATTAGTTTAAAAGGTTTTTCTCTGTAAACCTACCTCCATTCATGATGCCATAACTGTGTTTTATCACGCTGTAGTATCGACCATGTCCACACTGAAGGTGGGAGTCACAGAGAAAAGAGGGACATGTATGAAACTGCGAGACCAGCTGAAAATCCTAGAGAAGGAGACTGCAGACAAACTGGCTGAGATGGACCGGTATAACAAAGACGTGCAGGTAGGAATTAATTACGAGCACGGCATTATTAGAGTGGACAGAATATTTCAAAAGGTCGTCGTGACTGATGCACAGACTCTCCACAATGACTGTTTACTATTATGTGCTACTATTTACTTCACCTCAAGTACTACACAGTCactactttatttgttttgcccgttgtttatttgtgcatgtCGATAGTTTACAGTCATTAGCCTGCTACGTCCGTCCAGTCGCTTGCTCTTTAACCCGATCACATTTCACATTACTGCTAGTAAATTTGTGGCTCTCCGTGTAATCAGGAACTGAGAGAGAACCAGAGAAAGCAGCAGGCTGCGCTGGAGAAACTGCGAACCATCAAAGAAGACAAACGGCGTGAGCTGATTCAgaggaaggagcaggaagaggagaggaaacgccaggaggaggaggctcagaGGTACAGTGTAGTATTATTCTCATCTCCTAGGGCTAGCatagtatttttaaatgtattagcTTTTTAATCTCGATGTGTTTCTCTTGACGCTTCACACATCCAGGCGCATTAAGATTGAGAAGGAGCGTCAGTGGCAGGAGaagctgaggagggaggaagaggagcgcCAGAGGAAActacaggaggagagagaggccaaacagagagaggaggaagagaaggagagacaggCTCTCATCCGGGCTGCCAAGGAGCAGGCCGAACGAGAGCTCAGAGcaaaagaggaggtggagaggaagagaagagaggccgaggaaaagaggaaaagggaggaggaggagcgccAGAGGCAAGCCGAGAggcagaggcaggaggaggagaggaggaagctggagcaggagaggaggaagctggaggaagagaggaggaagctggaggaagagaggaagctggaagagaagagaaggaaagaagaggaggagcggcacaggagggaagaagagaggaagaggttagaggaggagagaagagaggaagagcgCCGaaggcagaaggaggaggaggagaggaggagacagagggcGGCGGAGGCGGCTGTCCGAGATgcggaggagaggaaaaaacaggaggaggagagaaagaagagggaggaggacgaTAGGAGGAGGCGGGATGAAGAAAGGAGAAGGCTCCATCAgcaacaggaggaagagaagaggagacgtgcagaagaggaaaggaagagaaaggagttagaggaggaaaggaagagaaaggagatagaagaagagaggaagaaactggaggaggagaggaagaggagggatgaGGCGTCTCGTCAGCAGCAGAACGGAGGAGGGAAGCTGGACATTCAGGAGAAGCTGACGTCTTTGCTGAAAGGACTGGAGGAGAGAAAGGGTGAGACACATGTCCTACACAGGTTTGTTGTTCTCTGTGCTGTCGTCCTTTTAAAGAAGCTCACACTGtgtctcctgctgctctggttCAGGTGGGCAGCCGAGGGCCACGCACCACAGGAAGTCAGCAGCTCTGACTTCCTTCAGAGCTCTGTACCCGTTCACAGCTCGCAACAACGAAGAGCTCAGCTTTAACGCAGACGACGTCATAGAGGTTAGAAGGGCATTATATCTTCTCTCCAGATGTTCACATGTCTCTTTTCTATTCCCGCGAAAGTTCATTTCCTCCCTGAAACGCTCCTGTCTCCTGTTGTCAGGTCGATGAAACGACAGAGCGGGAGGAGGGCTGGCTGTACGGCAGCAAACACGGGAAGATGGGCTGGTTCCCAGAGAGCTACGTGGAGCGAGTGGCTCCATCAGAGGCCGCTAATAACACTGCTGCTCCTGTTgttcctgctcctgtttctaAACTGCCCCTTCAGTCACAGCTTTCCAGTGCCCTCGAGGCTGCCATGGCAGCAGGGACAAAGTCTGCCTTCACACCGACACACTCTCCACACCCTGCGCcctcagagacacagggacaggtGAGGACTTCACAGAGCATCTGATGCTGCACCACACAACTCCCTTTTGATCACCACTGTCTGAATACTGTCTCAAACGCTTTGCTGCCTTTGTCTCTGTTAGCAGGTGGTGGGTAACCTGCTGGCCCAGGCCCTGTGTTCCTGGACGGCAAAGACGGACAACCATCTCAACTTCAACAAGGACGACGTGATCCAGGtgctggagcagcaggagaaCTGGTGGCTGGGCGACCTGAACGGTGAACGGGGCTGGTTCCCCAAGACCTATGTGACGCTGctgggagaagaagagagctcAGAGTAAGAACGCACATCAAACCAAATGGGGCTGAGTGAGGTTATTGCTTCATACAAGGAAGAAACGAGCAACGTATTGGTATCTGACTTAAATTAAACTTGAAGCTGCGACAACAACCCTACAGTTTCCTTATGTCAGACCATCTGTGATCATCTGCGGCTCTAGTTTGTCCAAATTCAGCACAATGAATGGATGTCTGTCAGAATGAATTGTTTCAAAGGGCACACAGGAGGCTCTTcttattttacacaaatattttcccaacatgagaatgaataaactgtagaccaactgGTGATTCAGGTGAAGCCAGCTCTGTACGAGGTTTTCTAGCTTCTTATCCTCCCGACTACAGCTCCTCTTGTTTGCTCCTTTGAATCACGAAAAACcggctactgccacctgctggtgtgaagtcATTTCTCTGATCGTAGTTTATGTGTCGACTCACTGCCgtctgtggtgtgttcaagtgcagaTTTGTGGTTCAGACAGTCCTTGCTGATAGATCTTTGATGTGGCTTTAGTATCTGCTGCTTTACACTGTTTGAACTTTTAACATAACTAATTTCAAGTTATGCTTTCAATTCCTGAAACTTTAATCTGCTGCACACTTTATTACAGCAGAGCAACGTTTGCCTGACATAgtcaaacacaaccacacacacaaattaaatattactCCCCACAAGTTCAGTCATTGTtcatgatcatttttttttttttttcatgtttctatctGTTAGGTCACATATTTTAAGCCTGTTTTTATCTCACGTAAATTACTGAAAGCAAGCATCAGTCACATGATGATATGATAGTACCTGCATGCACCCTTTTAGGTAACAGTTACAGTATGTTAGGTATGTAGGTCATAGAAACGACTTCTTCCCTTGTCTGTGATGGTGAAACTCAATTAACCAGTGAGTCACGTGCACACAGTCCCACCTCTACCTGTATCCCTGAGGTTTTAGTGAAAGGCTTACAGAGTATTAATATACTATAATTCTAGCTATTAATAGCTAGAGTATTTAACTCCTGGTATTACAACTCACCGCCTTGCATTTACCAGGAAGCGCTGACAAACATGACTGTGATATGTGATATGATGGTTGTAATCTGTTCAGTGATTTATAAAGATTAAAGATACTGGTGCTAATATAGTTTCTGTGCTTACAGCATGAAGAGCTCCCCTCCTGATGCTTCAGAGTCTAGCGACAGCCTGCAGCTTGAAGGTAAACATCATCCTAATGTACATTACATGCATCAAACAGTCAGGAGTTGCTGTTTGTCTGGATCACATTTAAACGTTTAAATCGGATTTTCACATAACGGACAAGATGCGCATGACTTTTTCTGTGTTGGTTTTCAATTGTGTGTTGTAGTTAGTCAAGTTAGTAAAGATTCTGTGTTTCCCTAAAAATCACTAGGTGTTCACGTTCTTCATGACAGCAGAGGAAATGTGTATGAACTCTTATCTTCAttgcttctctgtttctgttcacgTGTGCTTCTCAGAATATGTGGCGTTGTACACCTATGAGTCTCCGGAGCCTGGTGATCTGACGTTCAAAGAGGGGGATGTGATATTAGTGAGCcgcagagagggagagtggtGGAACGGCGCCATAGGCGACCGCACCGGTCTCTTCCCCAGCAACTACGTGAAACCCAAAGAGACGGACGTAAGGACACTCGACACATACTGACATATAGGAGACAATTGTTCTGATGTGATGCAGTTGTCTTGCTGCAATAAGTATTTTAGTTCCTTGGTTCTCTACCAATAGGTGGCGTTAGAGTACAGCCTGTGTtttatatagatgtatataCACTGaaatttttaacaaattaataaaCCTACcgttttttatttcagacatcAAGTATATCTGGAAAGAAGAAGCCAGGTAACCTTTCCCCCTTTGCTGTCATTTTAATTCTGAACGTGTTTTTACACATGCactgcagctggaggagctttgtgtgagaaaacaaatgtcCAAATCAGCCAGacttaaaactttaaactttaccCTGATAGCTGCCTTCTGTACAGTGTGTTTATTGTCAGATTGAACCCATGTATGACACCAGCGTAACCGAAACAAACGAATATTTACAGTAGTGACATCTGGGCGTCTGGCgtgtttgaatgtgtgaaaACGGCTAAAGGTTCAcgcatacaaacacaaataccCATCACACATTTTGATGTATGCATGTCTCGTTTGCTCAGAAGTTGCCCAGGTGATCAGGGCCCACGCCTCCACCGTACCTGAGCAACTGAATCTGGAAAACGGTCAGCTCATCGTCATCCTCTGCAAGAACGCGTCAGGCTGGTGGCTCGGAGAACTGCAGGTCAGTGTCTGTTCTGTGTACAGCAGAGTAAATAACAACAGAGAGTCTGTGATTTACTTCATGTCCACTCAGCTAAACTCTGATGCCGTTAAGCTTCGGTGCTACCTGAGCAGTTCTTCACCTTGTTCTCAACCTTTGGCTGGAAAACCAAAACCGCTTTAACCTGATTTGATGCCTTTTTATCTGAATAATTattcttttagtgttttctgtttgattggAGGcagatttgtttgtctttcaaCCTGTCAGACTTGTCTTATGACTACACCAGATGTGATGTTTCTGTTGGATAACTGTGTGTTCAAAGATAATTGTTGTTTCAACATTCCTGCTGTCTGCTCATAGTCCCCCAAtacatgtttgtctgtgttattCTGCCTCTAGGCTCGTGGTAAAAAGCGTCAGAAGGGCTGGTTTCCTTCCAGTCATGTTAAGATACTGGGATCCAACAGTGGCAAGTCCACACCGGCACCTCAAGCAggtaacacgcacacacacgcctcTTTCTACACCACGTGATTACAAGAAGGTGTACTAAATGAATAAAGcattgaataaataataaatacagactcGTTTCCTCAGTCTGTCAGGTCATAGCCATATACGACTACACCGCTGCCAACGGGGACGAGATGAGCTTCGCTAAAGGACAATTGATCAACGTTCTAGACAAGAACAACCCTGATTGGTGGAGAGGAGAGATCAACGGCGTCACCGGCCTTTTCCCCACCAACTACGTCAAGTTAACCACTGCAGACTGCGACCCAAGCCAGCAGTGTGAGTAGCATCGTACCATGGCTACACATGAAAGGAAATATGTTCAAAACATTAAGCTTCAGACCTGTCACTAACTGATCTTTATCCtctgttcatccattcatcctccaTCTACTGCCACTAACCCATCCACGCATCTGTATATCTTATCTTTCCTTCCCACTGACTCGTCCACCCTCTTCATTCCTCTCTCATGTTCCACTggcttttgtttctttctccttctaGGGTGGTAGAAagactcttcctcctccacctcctcttcctctcctcctcctcctcctcctcctcctcctcctcctgacttcAGAGAGACCCACTATCACACTCTGCTCTGACGGGGGCCGAGTGTCTGGAGTCTCTTATCTGCTAACTTCTCCCACTGAGCAAATGTTACCGTGAGAAACGtgtgagacaaacacagactgggAACAGGTGTTGGaggagaaactgaaaatgtggCTCTTTGAGTGAATTGGAACTTGAAGCTATTTTCTTATGACTCTCATTGTTAAAGCCACTGTGCCTTCTTGATTCTTTGGACCCTTGTTGTGAATTGAAAAGTGTGTGAAGCAGAACCGTAGTGGGTTTCTCTGTGGCTTGTCccccttctttccttttgtttctctttgcaaGACACTtcatcaggcgtaacattatgaccgctgacagaagtgaataacaatgaaccgtcttgtgacgattcaatgttctgcttggaagcttttggacctgcatttatgtggatgttacttagacatgtatcacccacctagactagaccagttACCcacaccccatagtaatgacactggCCTCCAAATGCACTACATCCCAAAAAGATCCAGTGTCTGTGGGCTGCACTGGGAGAAGActgggtcctgtgggttaagGGGAAGAGacacacaatataaggaaggtggtcataatgttatgtctgatcagtgcaTGTTTCCCCTCCATTAATTTGACAgcttcctctgtttcctttcaCACTATTTCCTTTTACCTACATTTCTCTAGCccactatttatttatctgtcacTCCTCACACGTGTGTCCGTCTCTAGACGCAGTGGACAAGGTTCATGTAACTTTCTAAacctttttctttccacttgaTGATCCCACTCCTCTTCAGGACTTTTGATATTTTGGGAAAGAGTGGACGCTCCTGATTACAGCCTTGGTCCGTGCTGCTGAATTTTTAAAGTAGAATATATTCAACGTTTGCTCAGGATGGTAGGAACGTGAGTGGTAGTCAGTTTCTGCTAAACCAAAGTTTATAGAAGAACCGTAGCCTTCCTCCACCACTATAACCATTGCAGTGGTTCTGTGGTTTCATGCCTTTGAAAAGCTTCTGTTTAGCTTCATTTATAGAGCACACAGAAAAGCACAGTGAAAGTCTGTTATGTCTAAAAGCCATGAGTGGGTCTGCTGTTGACACTAGCTGAACACAAACTGAGAGTACAGCGTCTTGAAGTGAGCTTCGCCTTTTGGGGGAATTCTTCCAAAGCCATTAACAGATTCATGCCTTGCCTCCAGGGGTGGTGATAAAAGATGATTGCTGCACTTTATATGAACTGAACATGGTTTTGCTGCTGCTTATAGTGTCACCAGTGGAAAAAATAACCTTTGTAATGATTGCTGCCAGGATCGAGGATACATTTTGTTCAAGTCAACAGTAGGAAAATGCTGCAAGACGTTTTGATGATGCTCTGATGCAGGGAAAGTGAAATGCTGCAGGAGCATTTATTAATCTCTttctttcaattcaattcagacACGTCTGTTTAGATCTGAGGTAAAAAGCTGCAGGTAAACGTGCGATAGACGGCAGAACAAAAGGTTCACAGCAAAAGAGGCTGTGACTCGACAGATATGTAGAATATTTATGGTACAAGATGGTGTCACTATTTTCAGAGAGTGTCTAATATAttgtctgaaataaaacatacaaataaagGTTGCTTTTTAGTGAGTTATTATTGTTTAATGCGTTTGGTCATCTCTGacgtgtgtgtttggtgtttatGTGGTCAACATGATACATGTGATTAAGATGAACAGATAAATGTGAACTAGCTTTTGTCAGATAGTccactgtctctctttttttttaccaattcaGATACTTTGTAGAAGCTGTAGCTCTAATTTAAAGTCCTAATGGATTTCTTGTCAAACTGGAGAttgctgccaaaaaaaataatgttaaagTTCAATGACGTTAaactccttctttttttttttttttttacaagattATCAGTAATTTTGGTAAAATCTCAACTTAACCCACACTGAGCATTAATTGTCTGAACTAAATATACTATAGGCAAAATAAATACTACATTTTCAGACTTAAATCGGCAGCACAATACACAGAAAACTAGAGTTTACAGCTAGATCTACTTTGAACATGTGTTCaagggtgaaaaagaaagaatctcCCTTCCTGTTTTGGTACAAACAGATTTAGTAGCAGAGAGAAGATAACGGCACcgaaggaggaagagacaaaCCAGATAGTAGTGGCAGAGTGCGACCAGACTCAACAGACAGACGCCTAGAATACCTGGAGGATAAAACCAcatattaatataaaacattaatggCTTCACAAAGCCGGTTTCTTTTTCTAAACCTCTGGGATGAGACAGACGATGAGAGTGAAGCTAGACAGGGAGACGAAAGAAAAGGGTCAGAGAGGAACCAGCAGTCAGTTTGCATGGAGAGATGGTCCAATGGGCATCCTGTAGCAGGTAAGTCTGCTGATCGACATTTTGGTCCATTCGTCTCCTTCCCCTTTGTTGTAATAAATTTTCAAACATTTGCGTTGTGAAGGACTGTTATGTTTTCCTGTCCCAGTGCTTCCAGAAGGGGGCAgtaaatgtgtcagtgttgcCACACAGCTTGCTAGTTGCCAGTtgccagtttttgttttgtttttttaacaaacatcttgttgtgtgttggctctttctttcttgcagGGTGTGCAGACCTGAACAGCCTGGACACACTGAGCccacaggagaagaagagacaagGTTACATCCACGAGCTGATGCAGACTGAGGAGAGATATGTGGAAGACTTACAGATAGTTCTGGAGGTAACATACACAAACCCTGTGTAAATCCTCTCGTATAAACTAGTTACACatccattgtgtgtgtgagatgtgtCACGCTGTCTGTATGTGCTCCTGGTGACAAACCTTATTAGTGTATTTGTCCCTGTCCGTGCGTGTTTAGGTTTTCTACAGGCCTATGTCTGAGTCGGGACGTGTGAGTGAGGCAGAGATGTCCATGATCTTTGTCAACTGGAAGGAGCTGCTGGCGTGCAACACTAAATTTGTCAAGTAAATATTACAATTCTTCAACCCGACTGAAATCATTTTGACAAGATGTTTCAGACATTAACTGTTTACACCaattaaaatgatctgataacaaaacagaagtcacaaTAGGACGTTTTTAACATTGACAATGTGATTGTGTTCAATGTGGAGCATTTAAACTGctggaaataaaagacattaaTTCAGAAGAAGACGGCCAAGGCTGTGTGGGATAGATCTGCTGTACTTATGTTTGGGcaaaaagaatttatttattccaggcAAAGAAGGGATTAAGTGTTAACATGGATATTTGATGCTACTTTTCCCTGTTGAACTTCATGTAAATGTTCACACCAACCTTCGCCCTTTGACTAAAATTCCTCTTCCTGTGGATGGGGCTCATATGAGCcggtctgttctgactgaggttgTTAAATAAGgcattgttgtttatttattattcatgtggACACCGTCTGTACAAAAATACAGAACCGTCTATGTGAATATCCAGTATTTACATTCGTGTCTGTGCAGAGCACTGCGTGTTCGTAAGAAGACGGGTGGAGACAACATGCCGGTGCAGATGATCGGAGACATCCTTGCCGCAGAGCTGTCCCACATGCAGGCCTACATTCGTTTCTGCTCCTGTCAGATCAACGGCGCCACACTGCTCCAGACCCGTACTGACAACGAGCCGGACTTCAAGGACTTCCTCAAGGTaggggggaggggaaggagtGACACGCTGAGGGAACGTGGAGTCATCTTGAAAGTTTTACGTTTGACCCTCTGAAGCCTGTGTATGTGTCTCGTGTCTTGTTCTCACACAAATGAAGATGGAAACaagaatgtgtttttcagtgttgtcttttatttccatcagAAAATCGCCACGGACTAC
The sequence above is drawn from the Mugil cephalus isolate CIBA_MC_2020 chromosome 3, CIBA_Mcephalus_1.1, whole genome shotgun sequence genome and encodes:
- the itsn2b gene encoding intersectin-2b isoform X1, with product MSGPSVWAISPEERDKHDQNFDTLSPSMGYVSGEQARKFFLKSGLPASVLAEIWALADMNKDGKMDRLEFSIAMKLVKLKLQGTPLPQALPIIMKQPPVPAPNLSKPTYGISSVPNLMMPGSNLTMLTPIPMATSGLSTLTPMPGLTPMVPTATGLNPLIASTPTRPMMSTMGNTAMPNGTMGLLHPMPAGVLSTGLPLSVTPYTSPLGLGSGSSASSSPSGLSPMAAVPSDWAVPHASRLKYRQQFNSLDKQMIGFLTGQQVRGAMATTMLTQTQLASIWNLADVDKDGKLKAEEFILAMHLVDMAKSGQPLPLTLPSELVPPSQRTGVNGSNASLYAALMDDLDVEPPQKTKTNMSFEDKFKANLERGNAELEKRRQALLEAERREQERRAQKQREEQERREREAREAEERRRKEEERRLERQRELERQREEERQREIERKEAAQRELERQRKEEWERRRRGELQIKKEQEQDDIIKLKAKKRSLEMELEAVGNKQRQISDRLRDIQNKKKLQRTELDLNSQRKDTRQQDINSLQKEIEEFQRKLSHLTPVQRSLTEKLNNMSLNNMPVSTMSTLKVGVTEKRGTCMKLRDQLKILEKETADKLAEMDRYNKDVQELRENQRKQQAALEKLRTIKEDKRRELIQRKEQEEERKRQEEEAQRRIKIEKERQWQEKLRREEEERQRKLQEEREAKQREEEEKERQALIRAAKEQAERELRAKEEVERKRREAEEKRKREEEERQRQAERQRQEEERRKLEQERRKLEEERRKLEEERKLEEKRRKEEEERHRREEERKRLEEERREEERRRQKEEEERRRQRAAEAAVRDAEERKKQEEERKKREEDDRRRRDEERRRLHQQQEEEKRRRAEEERKRKELEEERKRKEIEEERKKLEEERKRRDEASRQQQNGGGKLDIQEKLTSLLKGLEERKGGQPRATHHRKSAALTSFRALYPFTARNNEELSFNADDVIEVDETTEREEGWLYGSKHGKMGWFPESYVERVAPSEAANNTAAPVVPAPVSKLPLQSQLSSALEAAMAAGTKSAFTPTHSPHPAPSETQGQQVVGNLLAQALCSWTAKTDNHLNFNKDDVIQVLEQQENWWLGDLNGERGWFPKTYVTLLGEEESSDMKSSPPDASESSDSLQLEEYVALYTYESPEPGDLTFKEGDVILVSRREGEWWNGAIGDRTGLFPSNYVKPKETDTSSISGKKKPEVAQVIRAHASTVPEQLNLENGQLIVILCKNASGWWLGELQARGKKRQKGWFPSSHVKILGSNSGKSTPAPQAVCQVIAIYDYTAANGDEMSFAKGQLINVLDKNNPDWWRGEINGVTGLFPTNYVKLTTADCDPSQQWCADLNSLDTLSPQEKKRQGYIHELMQTEERYVEDLQIVLEVFYRPMSESGRVSEAEMSMIFVNWKELLACNTKFVKALRVRKKTGGDNMPVQMIGDILAAELSHMQAYIRFCSCQINGATLLQTRTDNEPDFKDFLKKIATDYRCKGMPLSSFLLKPMQRITRYPLHIKNILECTAEGHADRGPLKEALERAEELCQQVNEGVREKENSDRLEWIQNHVQCDGAAEHLVFNSLTNCLGPRKLLHSGKMHKAKGNKELWAFLFNDFLLLTHAAKQFASSGPDKLFSNRNNVQLKMYKPPVLLNEVLVKLPDPSSDEPVFHISHIDRVYILKTDNINERTAWVQKIKAASEEFIETEKKKREKAYQAARSVKNSGIGRLLVTILEATELKPGKPNGKSNPYCEVTMGAQIFTSRTLNDTLNPKWNFNCQFHIRDLYQDVLCITIFERDPFSPDDFLGRTEVPVATIKKEFENKGPVTRRLLLHEVSTGEVWVRLDLQLFANK
- the itsn2b gene encoding intersectin-2b isoform X2, coding for MSGPSVWAISPEERDKHDQNFDTLSPSMGYVSGEQARKFFLKSGLPASVLAEIWALADMNKDGKMDRLEFSIAMKLVKLKLQGTPLPQALPIIMKQPPVPAPNLSKPTYGISSVPNLMMPGSNLTMLTPIPMATSGLSTLTPMPGLTPMVPTATGLNPLIASTPTRPMMSTMGNTAMPNGTMGLLHPMPAGVLSTGLPLSVTPYTSPLGLGSGSSASSSPSGLSPMAAVPSDWAVPHASRLKYRQQFNSLDKQMIGFLTGQQVRGAMATTMLTQTQLASIWNLADVDKDGKLKAEEFILAMHLVDMAKSGQPLPLTLPSELVPPSQRTGVNGSNASLYAALMDDLDVEPPQKTKTNMSFEDKFKANLERGNAELEKRRQALLEAERREQERRAQKQREEQERREREAREAEERRRKEEERRLERQRELERQREEERQREIERKEAAQRELERQRKEEWERRRRGELQIKKEQEQDDIIKLKAKKRSLEMELEAVGNKQRQISDRLRDIQNKKKLQRTELDLNSQRKDTRQQDINSLQKEIEEFQRKLSHLTPVQRSLTEKLNNMSLNNMPVSTMSTLKVGVTEKRGTCMKLRDQLKILEKETADKLAEMDRYNKDVQELRENQRKQQAALEKLRTIKEDKRRELIQRKEQEEERKRQEEEAQRRIKIEKERQWQEKLRREEEERQRKLQEEREAKQREEEEKERQALIRAAKEQAERELRAKEEVERKRREAEEKRKREEEERQRQAERQRQEEERRKLEQERRKLEEERRKLEEERKLEEKRRKEEEERHRREEERKRLEEERREEERRRQKEEEERRRQRAAEAAVRDAEERKKQEEERKKREEDDRRRRDEERRRLHQQQEEEKRRRAEEERKRKELEEERKRKEIEEERKKLEEERKRRDEASRQQQNGGGKLDIQEKLTSLLKGLEERKGGQPRATHHRKSAALTSFRALYPFTARNNEELSFNADDVIEVDETTEREEGWLYGSKHGKMGWFPESYVERVAPSEAANNTAAPVVPAPVSKLPLQSQLSSALEAAMAAGTKSAFTPTHSPHPAPSETQGQQVVGNLLAQALCSWTAKTDNHLNFNKDDVIQVLEQQENWWLGDLNGERGWFPKTYVTLLGEEESSDMKSSPPDASESSDSLQLEEYVALYTYESPEPGDLTFKEGDVILVSRREGEWWNGAIGDRTGLFPSNYVKPKETDTSSISGKKKPEVAQVIRAHASTVPEQLNLENGQLIVILCKNASGWWLGELQARGKKRQKGWFPSSHVKILGSNSGKSTPAPQAVCQVIAIYDYTAANGDEMSFAKGQLINVLDKNNPDWWRGEINGVTGLFPTNYVKLTTADCDPSQQWCADLNSLDTLSPQEKKRQGYIHELMQTEERYVEDLQIVLEVFYRPMSESGRVSEAEMSMIFVNWKELLACNTKFVKALRVRKKTGGDNMPVQMIGDILAAELSHMQAYIRFCSCQINGATLLQTRTDNEPDFKDFLKKIATDYRCKGMPLSSFLLKPMQRITRYPLHIKNILECTAEGHADRGPLKEALERAEELCQQVNEGVREKENSDRLEWIQNHVQCDGAAEHLVFNSLTNCLGPRKLLHSGKMHKAKGNKELWAFLFNDFLLLTHAAKQFASSGPDKLFSNRNNVQLKMYKPPVLLNEVLVKLPDPSSDEPVFHISHIDRVYILKTDNINERTAWVQKIKAASEEFIETEKKKREKAYQARSVKNSGIGRLLVTILEATELKPGKPNGKSNPYCEVTMGAQIFTSRTLNDTLNPKWNFNCQFHIRDLYQDVLCITIFERDPFSPDDFLGRTEVPVATIKKEFENKGPVTRRLLLHEVSTGEVWVRLDLQLFANK